The window TCTAATCATGAGACGGAAATCTCCTGAATCCTTTTTCGGCAGCTTTTCAATAATATTACGTTTAAAATGTACGTTGCATCTTTGCCATGTAGTTCCGATGAATTCGCGTTGGATGGCTTTTCGTAAACCTTGGTGAGCATCAGATATAACTAACTTGGGTGATTGAGTTCCTCGGGATTTTAAGTGTTGAAGAAAACGACTCCAGCTATCATAGCTCTCCACATGGTCTACACTTAAACCCAAAATTTCACGTTTATTCTCTTCTGTAATAGCCGTTGCAATATAGACAGCCTTCGATACAACTTGGTGATGTTCACGCACTTTAATATACATTGCGTCCAGAAAAATATAAGGATAGTAAGTCGTGTTTAAAGGTCTGTTTGCCCAAGTGTTAATAATGGGATCTAGTTTTTGAGTCAGTGAAGACACGAGTGATTTTGATACAGTTTCACCACAAAGCTGTTCCACAATTTGAGTTACCTTTCTTGTGGAGACACCATTTACAACCATTTCTATCATCGATAGAATCAACGCTTGATCATGTCTAGCATATTTTTCAAACACACTAGTAGAAAATTCACCGTTGCGAGTTCTAGGAACTTTTAAAGTTAGTTTTCCAACACTCATAACGATTTCACGCTCGTAGTAGCCATTTCGGTAATCGATTCGATCATTCGAACGCTCATAAGCCGCTGCATTTAAATATTCGTCTCTTTCTTTTTCCATAAACTCATTTAAAACTAATACTAAAGCAGATTTAACCACTGTATTTAAGTCAGAATTTAGTACAGAATCTTTTAAAAAGTCCATATCTAAGTTAAACTGTAATTGAGTCATTATTATTCCCTCTTTCATGTTTATCGTCGCTGAAAACATTGTATCCAAGAGAGAATAAAATGACTCTTTTTCTTTTTACACAATTATATGGACTTAATCCGCGACACCTCTTCTCGCGGACTTTTCGCTGCTCTCTTCCGCTTCTATTGTCCACGACAACTCTTCTCGTGGACTTTTCACTGCTCTCTTCCACTTCCATTGTCCACGAGTTCTCTTCTCGCGGACTTTTCACCGCTCTCTTCCGCTTCCATTGTCCGCGATTCCGCTTCTCGTGGACTTTTCGCTGCTCTCTTCCGCTTCTATTGTCCACGACTACTCTACTCGTGGACTTTTCACTGCTTTCTTTCGCTTCTATTGTCCGCGACAACTCTTCTCGCGGACTTTTCGCTGCTCTCTTCCGCTTCTATTGTCCGCGAGTACTCTTCTCGTGGACTTTTCGCTGCTCTTTTCCGCTTTTATTGTCCACGACAACTCTTCTCGCGGACTTTTCACTGCTCTCTTCCGCTTTTATTGTCCACGATTCCGCTTCTCGTGGACTTTTCACTGCTCTCTTTCGCTTCTATTGTCTAAGATTCCTCTTCTCGTGGACTTTTCACTGCTCTTTTCCTCTTCTATTTTCCACGATACCTAACGTTTTGTGGACTAGTCTCACGTTGTTAAACAAACGGTACTCCAAATCTATTTTACAAACCTATTTTCAACATGATTAGCTGAGTAGGATAGAAACCCTAATGTATTCTCTGTTTCAATAATGGAATTGCCCGAAATTTGGTCATAAAGTAACTTCTCTTTCCATAGAAAATCTTTTTCTGGAAGGGAATTTTTTTCTGAATCATGGATTTGATAAGAAGGATCACAGAATCGATAGATTGCTTCTGTTTGTTGCAACATTTGATTGAGTGCTGCTGTAGCTTTTACTAGTATACCGAAGTTCTTAAAACTCTTATTCTTTAACGGGCTTGAGGTAATCTGCTTAATCGATAATTCTTTCCCATTTGAAAATGTATAGGATGAGGTGACTAAAAAACTGTAATGGACATCGCCGGAGAGAATTACAAGATTAATTGGATTCCATTCTGCTAGCTGATTTAGTAGATTCGTAAGACCCTTTCCATTATACCTCCACGCTTCTATATCAAAAATCGTTTGGATATGTGCCCCTAGCTTTTCTAATGTGGGCAGAAATTTAAGAATTGCCTTTTCGATTAAATCAAACCCGATTACGGGGGTTGGTGAGATGATAATTAAAGGATCTCCTTTTTGCCACCCGCTTTTCTGCAGCTTTTTTGTAATTGCTTGATATTCGTGTTCATTAACTAACTGAGGCGGGAATGTCCTTTCCTCCACTAGTTGTTCCGAAGCTTGCGTCTTTGGCTTATCCTCATATTCTCTCAATGTCCTAGTATCAAGAAAAACGGCTTTCGGAGTTGTCGGCGTTACAAAATGCCAAGGTTGATGGTCCCTTAACAAATTAATCCATTCCTCATAATTATTCATCATTTCATTATTTTGTAAATCTCGGAAATACCTTTTTATTTTGAAAATGAAATCATGGCTGAAAACTTCTGGCTCATTCCCCCAGCCCTGAAAGGCAAAATAAGCTGATTGTCCATTGGTCACAATATGTTGTCCTAAAGGTGCGTTTTGAACAGTTTCTTTCCACTCTGCATTTATGTTCCAGTCATCTGTTATATCATGATCATCAAAAATCATATAAGTAGGGATATTTGCGAATAATCTTCTAATTTTATAGGTTTCAGAATGACAATTGCTGATGAGCTTATCATGCTCAATATAACGTTTTTGCAATTGTTTTTTTTCAAGCTTCTTCAGCTTATCGGTCGCTTTTGCTAATTTTAAATGAAATTGCCCCTTTTCAAATGCCTCATCAAAGGATTCCAAGAGATTTACTTCTCGAATTACTTCCCACAAAATCGGACTCCAAGATAATAAATACATTGCCGCATACTCACCAAACTCAATCAGGTGATTGGACCCATTCCGGGATGAAAAGCTCGCAAAGTCCTTCACAATTTCTTTTCTTCCGTTAATGAGCTTTAAATCTCTTAAGCTACCTTTTATCCGTTTATCAATAGATGTCAATTTTTCCTGTACTCCCATCAACGCTTGCCCTAACTGGTTTATCGGGCGAAAAAGTGGATCTGCTACATTATCTGCATAAATTTGATCGCCCATCAAAAAGAGGGCTTCTGGCCTTTCACTTAAGTTACGACTATGTTCTACTAAGAGACGGTCAGCTTTAGCTAAAGTATCTTCGCCTTCACCCTGAGGCTTTCGACAGGACCCAAACAGAAATTTAGCCGCTAGCACTCGCTCCTTTTTGGGGATAAAGAATGTTGGATATTTAAAGGAATCATAAACAATACTTTTGGAATTATCCTGAGACAAAAGACCAAGATCTGCCAAATCAAAGGAATCTTGCTGATTTTGAAAATGTAGGTTGTAACCTATTAATTGATTGGTAGGGAAAAGGTTTGAATCGGGGGTTATTTTGATTAGATTAATAAATAAGTTCTCTCCAAATTGAATAGTTTCTTTTTCAGTTGTTGATTGAATTTTTGAATAGAATTCTTTTTCACCCATTTTGGCTATTTCACACACTTCTGCAGATATGGTAAATTCTTTACTTGTTGCCACCCATATAAATACTTTTGAAGCATCAAGACGCCGTATCATTGGACCAGCTAAAAGAGCAGGAAACAACTCTGAATTCATGTTATTTCTTCCCCTCATTCTAGACTTTTTTTACAATATGCAATAAGCCCAATAAATGTGATGAAGGGTTCTTTAATTTAATACGTTTGCCTCAAGTAAACTCTTAATTTTCAAAAAAATTGAAATCTTTACTTTTTCTGTTTCGTAAACAAATAAAAAGGGGGGATATTTATGAGAAAAAAATATCTAATGATTTTAACAGTTGCCTTTATCATAGAGCTCCTTATTACCTATCTAGTGGCATCATTCTTCTCTGTAAGGATGTTTGAAGTAATGTTCTTCACAGGGGTTGCCTTCACTGTAGTCATTTTATTCTTTACAAGTAGCGGTGGAATCATCTCCAATATGGCCTCTTCTGACGTAAGTGCCAGGACCGGTATCTTGCAAAAAAGTGAACCGTTTATTTTCAAAAGAGGTCCTATTTTTATGGCTTCTGTACTTTTGCTAATAATTGGACTCGTACTGTTTATACTCCTTATTGCGGGCATTATTCCTCCTGCTTAGCATTGATAGACTTTCACTCTTAAGAGCATGGAACCTTTACCATGTTCTTTTTTTGCATAAAAAAACAGCAGACCCCAGTACCGAAATCCACCGCTAACCATTCACTAGATGTAACTTTTAAAAATCTTCATGCACTAAGTCATTTATGACACTCATTGCGACAATACTTCCTTCACTTGCTGCATTGATGACTTGAGATGGTGTGGAAAGTGAAATATCTCCACTCGCATAAACTCCTGCTACATTGGTACGTCCAAAATTGTCTATTTGAATTCCTCCATTATTGTGCTGCTTGCAGCCTAAAGATTGTGCTAGTGAAGATGCTTGTTTTAGACCAGCACTAACGAATCCACCCATTCTCTCAATTTCAGAGCCATTTTTAAATCGAATCGTTTTTAACTTTCCTGCTTCTCCATGTAAAGCTGCTATTTCTTCTTCAATCACTCTAATTTTTTTCCTTGATAATAATTCCATCTGCTCCATCGAGAATACTTTCTTCCCATTCGTACAAACAATCAGATTCTTACTCCAATTATAAATCAATTTTACTTTATGAAACCCACTTGGATTTTCTGTAATGAGAACTAGTGGAAGATCTTTCAACTCCCAGCCATCACAAAATGGACAACTGAACAAGCTTGTGCCATAAAAATCATGAATCCCATCTATTGACGGGAGTACATCAACTAAACCGGTTGATAAAATTATCTTTCGCGCTATATATAGACCGTTTTTTGTTAAGACGGAAAAGGAATTTATTTCTTTTTTAATTTCAAGTACTTTTTCATTTTGAAGTTTGATATTTGGATATTTCATTAAGTCTTGTTGGGCAATTCTTTTAAATTCAGATGGCTTAATTCCATCTCTTGTAATAAATCCATGAGATTCATGAGTTACAGCATTTCTCGGTTTATCTTCATCAAATAAAATAATATTCTTCTTTGCTCTTGCAAGGACAAGTGAAGCATTTAAGCCTGCTGGACCCCCACCAATAATGACACAATCTAACATCTATAACTCCTCCTCTAATAACATCGGGATTTTTATTTGAACTGCCTTTACAAGTTTTGTTAAAATTTTCGAAAGATAGTTTGGAGAGAGATTTTCCATTCGGGGCTTTCCCTTAAGAGTTAATTACAAACACCATTTTTAGTAAAGATTAATTTAGTGATTTAAGCCATTTCATTTTACCTTCACATCTAAATGTAAATGTCACAATTTAGGACATTTGTTATCTGTAATTGATTATTAATTAATACAATTAAAAGTACAAGCTTTAGCATTATTATTGTGAAATGATTTATTAAGTAATCAATTAAAAAAAGTACCTTTTAGAGTATAATTGGTATGTTGAAAAATTTTCGGGGGGCCTACATTATGGTTTCAGACAAAAAAAATGCCCAAAAATACGCTTATGAATATATTCGAGATCGTATGTTGGACGGAAGTTTTAAAGGTGGCATGAAAATAGTTGAAGAACGTCTAGCTGATGAGATAGGTGTTAGTCGAACACCCATCCGTGAAGCAATCAGAAGACTGGAACAAGAAGGATTAATCAAGAAAAAGCACGTCTATAATCCTACTATCGAAGATTTAAAATATTTATATGAGATGCGTATACTATTAGAAAGTTTTGCAGCTGAAAAAGCAGCAAAAAATATGACATCTGAAAAACTAAAAGAACTTGGAAATACGATAAAACAATCTAGAAAAGGTCAGTCAGAAAGTATCTACAATGCAAACCAACTCTTTCATGATCTAATTGTAGATGAATGCAATAATCCAAGCATGATTCATATATTGGAGAAAGCACGTACAATATTCTATTTATTTAGTCTTAAGCTTGATATATATAAACGACCGCATTTAATAGATGAACATGAGGAAATATATATGGCAATTAAGGACAGAAATGAACAGCTCGCTGGTGAACTAATGGCCAAACATTTATATAATGACATGAATTATACTCTAGCCGAGATATCTTCAAAAAAAGAATAGAAATAATAATGAACGATTGAATAAAAGTTAAAACAGAATGTCAGATAGAATAATCTTATGTATTTAGGTCGAATTGCAGAAGTTATCCTCATTTGGAATCTGAAATAGAAAGCCTCCAAACGAATTGATAAAGCCTATCCGCTTTTTAATGGCTAGGCTTTATCCATACTCTTTGCATCAATTACACTCTTGACGTAGGAACTTACTTTCTAGTATTACCTTACCTAAACGAAAAAGCTGACCTCTTGATTAGAGAATCAGCTTTCCATTAGCATAAGTTATAAAATTATAGTGTAAGCTTCTTGTTAGTAAATACATAGTCCAAACTATTTGGTGACACGGACAACAATCCATAATCCAAGAGTGGGTAGTTATACAATCTTCCTTCATAAACTAATTCAAAGCGCGGATGCATCAAAAAGTCATTTGGTGAAATAAGAGCTGATGGAAGATCCCATAAATTTAAGCCACTTCTTTTAAAAACCTCGGCAACAAATTGCGAGCAAAAATATTTATTTTTTTGATTAATCGGAATTCGAATCGCCACACCAACGAGTCCCAGCAAATTATAAGCGTATCGATCTTTATTCGAATTAAAGCATTGAATCATATTTCTAATGGCATTATATTCACTTTTTGAAACTTCTATTTTTAAAAAAAGACATCTTGTGTCATCAAAATAGCGATACGTACCGAAATAGACATCTTCTCTAATAAAACCAGCTATGAGTGGATTTCTAGGATTTTTTCGACCAAAACTGTAAATTTCGTCGAGTTTATCGTCAAAGACAATTGAAACATGGTTATAAGGGGCATTTGTATACCATTTTATAATTTTCGTGAGAACAGTACCGGTATCAGTTAATAAAATATAAACCCTTTTTTTCTCTTCCATCATTTCCCTTTAACCCTGACTATCTTCTTCGTCACTTTTGTATTCTAAAATATCCCCAGGCTGACATTCCAATGCCTTACAAATCGCCTCTAGTGTTGATAATCGAATTGCTTTGGCCTTTCCATTTTTCAAAATAGAAAGGTTGGCCATTGTTATTCCTACCTTCTCCGATAACTCTGTTACACTCATTTTCCTTTTTGCCAGCATCACATCAATATTGATTATTATTG is drawn from Lysinibacillus sp. SGAir0095 and contains these coding sequences:
- a CDS encoding IS256 family transposase, with protein sequence MTQLQFNLDMDFLKDSVLNSDLNTVVKSALVLVLNEFMEKERDEYLNAAAYERSNDRIDYRNGYYEREIVMSVGKLTLKVPRTRNGEFSTSVFEKYARHDQALILSMIEMVVNGVSTRKVTQIVEQLCGETVSKSLVSSLTQKLDPIINTWANRPLNTTYYPYIFLDAMYIKVREHHQVVSKAVYIATAITEENKREILGLSVDHVESYDSWSRFLQHLKSRGTQSPKLVISDAHQGLRKAIQREFIGTTWQRCNVHFKRNIIEKLPKKDSGDFRLMIRRIFDAVTLDDMRKFKDELMNQYAEDRRYEKALTVLDEGFEDTIQYMNFPKGIRVNIRSTNSLERLNQEVRRRENVIRIFPNTQSAFRLVGAVLMHYQENDYSKRTGLSR
- a CDS encoding alkaline phosphatase D family protein; the protein is MNSELFPALLAGPMIRRLDASKVFIWVATSKEFTISAEVCEIAKMGEKEFYSKIQSTTEKETIQFGENLFINLIKITPDSNLFPTNQLIGYNLHFQNQQDSFDLADLGLLSQDNSKSIVYDSFKYPTFFIPKKERVLAAKFLFGSCRKPQGEGEDTLAKADRLLVEHSRNLSERPEALFLMGDQIYADNVADPLFRPINQLGQALMGVQEKLTSIDKRIKGSLRDLKLINGRKEIVKDFASFSSRNGSNHLIEFGEYAAMYLLSWSPILWEVIREVNLLESFDEAFEKGQFHLKLAKATDKLKKLEKKQLQKRYIEHDKLISNCHSETYKIRRLFANIPTYMIFDDHDITDDWNINAEWKETVQNAPLGQHIVTNGQSAYFAFQGWGNEPEVFSHDFIFKIKRYFRDLQNNEMMNNYEEWINLLRDHQPWHFVTPTTPKAVFLDTRTLREYEDKPKTQASEQLVEERTFPPQLVNEHEYQAITKKLQKSGWQKGDPLIIISPTPVIGFDLIEKAILKFLPTLEKLGAHIQTIFDIEAWRYNGKGLTNLLNQLAEWNPINLVILSGDVHYSFLVTSSYTFSNGKELSIKQITSSPLKNKSFKNFGILVKATAALNQMLQQTEAIYRFCDPSYQIHDSEKNSLPEKDFLWKEKLLYDQISGNSIIETENTLGFLSYSANHVENRFVK
- a CDS encoding NAD(P)/FAD-dependent oxidoreductase is translated as MLDCVIIGGGPAGLNASLVLARAKKNIILFDEDKPRNAVTHESHGFITRDGIKPSEFKRIAQQDLMKYPNIKLQNEKVLEIKKEINSFSVLTKNGLYIARKIILSTGLVDVLPSIDGIHDFYGTSLFSCPFCDGWELKDLPLVLITENPSGFHKVKLIYNWSKNLIVCTNGKKVFSMEQMELLSRKKIRVIEEEIAALHGEAGKLKTIRFKNGSEIERMGGFVSAGLKQASSLAQSLGCKQHNNGGIQIDNFGRTNVAGVYASGDISLSTPSQVINAASEGSIVAMSVINDLVHEDF
- a CDS encoding GntR family transcriptional regulator produces the protein MVSDKKNAQKYAYEYIRDRMLDGSFKGGMKIVEERLADEIGVSRTPIREAIRRLEQEGLIKKKHVYNPTIEDLKYLYEMRILLESFAAEKAAKNMTSEKLKELGNTIKQSRKGQSESIYNANQLFHDLIVDECNNPSMIHILEKARTIFYLFSLKLDIYKRPHLIDEHEEIYMAIKDRNEQLAGELMAKHLYNDMNYTLAEISSKKE
- a CDS encoding helix-turn-helix transcriptional regulator: MAIIINIDVMLAKRKMSVTELSEKVGITMANLSILKNGKAKAIRLSTLEAICKALECQPGDILEYKSDEEDSQG